In Odocoileus virginianus isolate 20LAN1187 ecotype Illinois chromosome 5, Ovbor_1.2, whole genome shotgun sequence, a single window of DNA contains:
- the TMEM125 gene encoding transmembrane protein 125, which produces MSEGEVQAPRGQGLPPDVLAEQVELWWSQQPRRSALCFAVAVGLVAGCGAGGVALLSSTSSRSGEWRLAVGTALCLLALLVLVKQLMSSAVQDMNCIRQPRHVALLRSGGGADALVVLLSGLVLLVTGLTLAGLAAAPAPARPLAAMLSVGITLAASGALLLLGLLLYQVAVSGHCPPTRMAAPPTRSDRSGNGSIFSISGQLSTGQHHETTSSIASLI; this is translated from the coding sequence ATGTCTGAAGGAGAGGTTCAGGCCCCGCGGGGCCAGGGGCTGCCCCCGGATGTTCTGGCAGAGCAGGTGGAGCTGTGGTGGTCACAGCAGCCGCGGCGCTCAGCGCTCTGCTTCGCCGTGGCCGTGGGCCTCGTGGCGGGCTGTGGGGCGGGCGGCGTGGCCCTGCTGTCCTCCACCAGCAGCCGCTCGGGGGAGTGGCGCCTGGCAGTGGGCACGGCGCTCTGCCTGCTGGCCCTGCTGGTCCTGGTTAAGCAGTTGATGAGCTCGGCCGTGCAGGACATGAACTGCATCCGCCAGCCCCGCCACGTGGCCCTGCTGCGCAGTGGAGGAGGTGCGGACGCCTTGGTGGTGCTGCTCAGTGGCCTGGTGTTGCTGGTCACCGGCCTGACGCTGGCTGGGCTGGCTGctgcccccgccccggcccggccgCTGGCTGCCATGCTGTCCGTGGGCATCACCCTGGCTGCCTCTGGTGCACTCTTGCTGCTGGGCCTGCTGCTCTATCAGGTGGCTGTGAGCGGACACTGCCCCCCAACCCGCATGGCCGCCCCCCCCACCCGCAGTGACCGCAGCGGCAACGGCAGCATCTTCAGCATCTCAGGACAGTTGTCCACCGGTCAGCATCATGAGACCACGTCCAGCATCGCCAGCCTCATCTGA